A segment of the Neochlamydia sp. S13 genome:
ATTCCATAAAGCACTTACCTGTTTTATTAGGTTCTTTCATCTTTGTGAGGGCCTCTTGCCAGATATCCAACACTTTTTCCTGAGCCTTCACAAGCCTAGGTAAATCTAACGACGAAGCTTGAACAAGGTCTACGATTTTTTTAGCCAGCCTATTTCCTTGCTGAAATAAAGGAAACACTTCGTTCCAGGGAGAAAATTGACAACGTTCTTCCCTCCCCGCTGCGGAAGCTCTGGCATTAAACTTTGCAAGTTGCTGGGCATAGGCAGCTTGATGAAAATAGGAGGAAAATGTTAGCAAATATTCCTGGGAGGAAAGAATAAATAAATCTGCCTCACGCGTAGTTTGAGCTTGGCTTTCTTGCAAACGAGCGAGAAGTCTTGCCTGAGCTAATGCATGCCTCTGTTCGCCTATAGCAGCTTCAAGGACTAGATCTGGACGAACATGAATATCTGCATGAAGAATTAAAAGCACACGCCTTAACTGCTGAAAAGATTCATTAAAATACAATTGAGCTTTTAAATCTTGCAAAAGTTGAAGCTGGTCAAAACTAGCCTGTAAATTATTTTCGATCGCCTCCATACCAGCTTTAAGCCTCTCATGTTCTGAGGGCAAGGCAATCCTATCCAGTTTTTGCTTTAAGAAAAGCAGCGTATTAAATTCTAAAGGATCTTGTAAAGCGGCTAGTGAAAAATCATTTAAAAGACTGGCTATATTCTCTTGAAAAGAATCTTGCGCAAAAAGAAGATGCATAAAATGCTCTAGCCCCTCCATTGCTATTTCTAGGCTAGCTTCAGCGGCAGTAAAATCGCTCTTTGAAATTAAGGGAGCTATCTTATTAAAATGTTTGGCAGCTCTTTCCAATAAGAAAAAATTTTTATCTCTCTGTAGTTGAATGGTAAGTGCTTTCCATAGCGGAAGCCAACTCATTACATGCCTGTTAAAAAGATCTCGATATTTATTTTCTAAAGAAGCTGTCAGAGGGTTTTCCAACAAAAAATTAAGATCTTGCTTGAGCAGCTGCAATCCTGTTGCTAACCAAGGAAGACTTTGTGGGGGTGCTGCCTGCACCATAAGATTCTCTCTAGCTTTTTCGCGTATGTCTACCATAACCATTTTGGAAAGAGTAGCTGCTCGGCCTAAAGGATAAACCTTTTGACACGCATCTTGCCCGCTAACTTTTAATAGTTGACATTCAGCTTCTTGAACTAAAGGAATTTTTTCTAGAAAACGTTTAAAAAAGTAAAGCGCTTTAAAATAAGAATCTTGAAGAGGTGACGAAAAAGTCTGCGAAACTTGGCTTAACCTCTCCCCCTGATAGAAGTTAGCAAGAGCAAGATTTCTAAGGACGCGATACCTTAATAAAGGCGCGCTAGTCTTGTCCCTCGATAAAGCCTGCAATATCTCGATAGCTTCCTCTTGCTTTCCTTGTGCCGCCAAAGCAGTCCCTAAATTATAGGTCACCACACTTTTTTCCCATGCAGATAGATCTTCTGCTAGCATTTTCTGATAGATATTGGCTGCTTCAACATAATTTTTAGCTGAAAAATAATCGGCTCCCCGTTGCATCGACTCCTGCAGATTTTCCATAGCAGTAAGTTTGCTTAAGAAAAAAAAGCAGATGAATAAGAGGGCTGAAAATTTATTTAAACGAAAAGAAGAAGATGAAGAAAGAGTAGTATCGGGCCATAATAGGTAAAAAGCCAACAAGAGGATAGCTAAACTTAAAGGAAGCTGGTAATAGGAATCATACTTTAAATCTTCTTCAACATTTAAGGCTTGCCTTGCATCACTAAGAGAAAAAGTATCCACTTTAGAAATTTGAGCAGCAAGATCCTCTGCGATAGCAGTAGCAGGAAAAGCATAGCCTGCGTAATAGCGTCCCTCCCCTTTTTCACTTAAAGCTTTCAAAATATCTTCGTTTAGATGGGAAATGATTCTTTGGTTTTTATTCATTACATGAGGAATTTCTAGACCTTCCAATGTGCCTACACCAATCGTATGAATATGTGTTTTTGGCAGAGAACCTAATAAAGCCTCTAGCTCCTTGATATAATTTAGACGAGCTCTTCCCTCTAACTCTTCCAGGCGATTATCGCCACCATCAGAAATGATAATAATAGTTTTGATAGAAGAGGTTGAAGATGTTAGATAATGTTCATGCAGATAGCGAAGCATATCTTTTAGATCAGTTCCACTTACATCACCTTCATTAATCGTTAAATGATGTAGCATGAGCCGCATAAAGAGGTAATCCATAGAAGGCGGAGATAGCTTGGTCACCTCTGAAGTAAACCCATAAAGCGATGCTGACTGCCCTTGTAGGCGGCTTATTACCTGATCAGCAATATTCTTAGCATTCTCTAAACGACTTTCGCCTAGTCGTCCATCTAATAGGCTCATCGACGCAGAAGCGTCGATCAAAAAAACAACTTCATGAGGTTGCATACGCTTAACGTCATGCGTTTGTTGAAGGTGTTCTATCGCCTCTTGAGAATAATGGGGATGGCCTTTAGGCTGCATTAAAGCTAAGCAAAGGAACATCCAAGCTCCACATACTGCCGCTACCTTTAAGCCCCAGCTAAGCTTAGACTGGGCCATTAATACATAGGGCAGTTTGTCTTTACTCGTATAATGAGCAAAGATTTTTAGACGGTGGCAATAAAGCCTCCAAAATAATAAGAAAAATAGGACAATAAAAAATAGTAAATAGCTTGCTTGGGGAAAAGTATAATAAAGCCCCTGAAAGTTCATGGAACCTTCTTTAGAAGAGTCGTTTGCAAGACAATGGCAAGCCATACCATTAACATTCCGCCTGCTATTAAATAGGGAGAAAATGAAATCTGCTGATAGATAGGAGGCTTTCCTCCCGCAAACTCTTGCGAAAGAAGAATACTTTTTTCTAGGCGATCAATCGTGGCATATACCGTTTTCATCTCCCCAGGATCATTTAATATAAATAAACGTCCTCCCGTCAATTGCGTAATTTCTTCCATTTGTCGCCGCTGAGAAGATAGCTGATCAGCATAAATCCTAGGATCAATATTGATAAAATAAAGGCGCACCCCTTTTTCTTTTGCAAAAACTGCCGCCTCTTTTAATCCTAAATTACGCCAAAGGCTATTTTTGTCTAAAATATTAGGATCTTGCAGGCCATCTGTCACTAAGATAATAATAGAATTTTTTATGTTATAAGCAGGCTGATTTTTTTGAGCTAAATGATTAGCATAATACTTGGTAGCAGCAATCATGCTAACAGTTTTGTAAATCGCATAACCCATGGCCGTGCCATTATCTTCTTGTTTTTTTACTACCTGGATATGAGCTAAAGCTTTTAAAATCTGTTGATGGTCTAGGGTCAAAGGAGAGA
Coding sequences within it:
- a CDS encoding VWA domain-containing protein; protein product: MQNISFEIDPWGSILALVLLSLCYGLARKKEQMRKSSLLFSHLHPSFLNAGWKTTFSQLPLWLHGGGLILFLVALTDPHLFVRRPPLAVAEKGNRNFLPTEGIAIYLLLDQSGSMAEEVTATLDSKRQNISKEALLKQVTKEFIQGNPSAGLKGRASDLIGLITFARVPHILSPLTLDHQQILKALAHIQVVKKQEDNGTAMGYAIYKTVSMIAATKYYANHLAQKNQPAYNIKNSIIILVTDGLQDPNILDKNSLWRNLGLKEAAVFAKEKGVRLYFINIDPRIYADQLSSQRRQMEEITQLTGGRLFILNDPGEMKTVYATIDRLEKSILLSQEFAGGKPPIYQQISFSPYLIAGGMLMVWLAIVLQTTLLKKVP
- a CDS encoding VWA domain-containing protein, which codes for MACHCLANDSSKEGSMNFQGLYYTFPQASYLLFFIVLFFLLFWRLYCHRLKIFAHYTSKDKLPYVLMAQSKLSWGLKVAAVCGAWMFLCLALMQPKGHPHYSQEAIEHLQQTHDVKRMQPHEVVFLIDASASMSLLDGRLGESRLENAKNIADQVISRLQGQSASLYGFTSEVTKLSPPSMDYLFMRLMLHHLTINEGDVSGTDLKDMLRYLHEHYLTSSTSSIKTIIIISDGGDNRLEELEGRARLNYIKELEALLGSLPKTHIHTIGVGTLEGLEIPHVMNKNQRIISHLNEDILKALSEKGEGRYYAGYAFPATAIAEDLAAQISKVDTFSLSDARQALNVEEDLKYDSYYQLPLSLAILLLAFYLLWPDTTLSSSSSFRLNKFSALLFICFFFLSKLTAMENLQESMQRGADYFSAKNYVEAANIYQKMLAEDLSAWEKSVVTYNLGTALAAQGKQEEAIEILQALSRDKTSAPLLRYRVLRNLALANFYQGERLSQVSQTFSSPLQDSYFKALYFFKRFLEKIPLVQEAECQLLKVSGQDACQKVYPLGRAATLSKMVMVDIREKARENLMVQAAPPQSLPWLATGLQLLKQDLNFLLENPLTASLENKYRDLFNRHVMSWLPLWKALTIQLQRDKNFFLLERAAKHFNKIAPLISKSDFTAAEASLEIAMEGLEHFMHLLFAQDSFQENIASLLNDFSLAALQDPLEFNTLLFLKQKLDRIALPSEHERLKAGMEAIENNLQASFDQLQLLQDLKAQLYFNESFQQLRRVLLILHADIHVRPDLVLEAAIGEQRHALAQARLLARLQESQAQTTREADLFILSSQEYLLTFSSYFHQAAYAQQLAKFNARASAAGREERCQFSPWNEVFPLFQQGNRLAKKIVDLVQASSLDLPRLVKAQEKVLDIWQEALTKMKEPNKTGKCFMESTLQTSSLQLFQSSFEEMARLIQQMNTQDQPLPSQPALIKEGLKPW